A segment of the Bartonella henselae str. Houston-1 genome:
ACCGGATAGCACAGGCGTTGATCTATCCCATGTAAAAATGTCTATGAACCCTTTTGACGAAATTGCCGTAGAAGAAGCAGTCCGCCAAAAAGAATCCGGCAAAATTTCAGAAGTTGTTCTTGTTTCAATTGGACCAGAAGCAGCACAAGAAACCCTACGAACAGGACTTGCAATGGGTGCCGATCGCGCACTCCTTGTAACAACACAAGAAACACTCGAACCTTTAGCAATTGCTAAAATTCTCAAGGTCATTGTCCAGGAAGAAAAACCAGATATGGTCTTTTTAGGCAAGCAAGCCATTGATGACGAGAGCAATCAAACCGGTCAAATGTTAGCCGCCCTTCTTGGTTGGGGGCAAGCAACTTTTGCCTCAAACTTAGACATAGAAAATGGACATGCTATAGTCGTCCGCGAAGTCGATGATGGAACCCAAACCCTTTCCTTACCCCTCCCCATCGTCATGACGGCTGATTTACGATTAAATGAGCCGCGTTATACTTCTCTGCCTAATATTATGAAGGCAAAAAGAAAACCCATTGAACAAAAAGCTCTCTCTGATCTTGGCTTAGAAACACGGAAACGTTTAACGGTCTTAAGCGTAGAAGAACCAAAACCTCGTCAATGCGGTGTTAAAGTAGCAAATGTAGCAGAGCTGGTCAGTGCGCTAAAACAAACAAATTGCATTTAATATTCGATAATCAATGGATCAAATGCAACACTGCATAAAAGGGTAAAACGTATGGCAATTCTTTTATTGGCCGAACATAATACAGAAGAAACGGCAAAAACGCTAAACGCTGCTCACGCAATCAGCAACGATATCGATATTT
Coding sequences within it:
- a CDS encoding electron transfer flavoprotein subunit beta/FixA family protein, which codes for MKIIVAVKRVVDYNIKIRVKPDSTGVDLSHVKMSMNPFDEIAVEEAVRQKESGKISEVVLVSIGPEAAQETLRTGLAMGADRALLVTTQETLEPLAIAKILKVIVQEEKPDMVFLGKQAIDDESNQTGQMLAALLGWGQATFASNLDIENGHAIVVREVDDGTQTLSLPLPIVMTADLRLNEPRYTSLPNIMKAKRKPIEQKALSDLGLETRKRLTVLSVEEPKPRQCGVKVANVAELVSALKQTNCI